The following are encoded in a window of Rosa chinensis cultivar Old Blush chromosome 4, RchiOBHm-V2, whole genome shotgun sequence genomic DNA:
- the LOC112195969 gene encoding afadin- and alpha-actinin-binding protein isoform X2, whose product MPATDADFDLRPSPQSAFAIGEYAFADVGNLEHCIKYLNQTLVTFGFPASLDLFANDPVSVARTCNCMYSLIQQRQRDVEFRESANEQRQRLLSDISRLEAKVERLEGHIQAKDREIATMTRTEAKATAAFKSQIEKLQKERDEFQRMVIGNQQVKTQQMHEMKKKEKEYIKLQERLNQVLMEKKKESRSGMEIMNLLQKEGRQQRGTWNGKKTDNDFYKKIVDAYEAKNQDLMAENSDLKALLRSMQMDMRDFINHPNGQSKQSLAANERVETDHTQSPLGGRTDVFDLPFHMARNQIEESLRNKMASIKERMGQLQDAQKEAEVTSEATERELELEAQLVEARSIIQEQASIMSKQFTKPERQRESIISSPAEGVRN is encoded by the exons ATGCCAGCGACTGATGCAGACTTCGATCTCAGA CCTTCTCCTCAGTCCGCGTTCGCAATCGG AGAGTACGCATTTGCCGATGTGGGGAATTTGGAGCACTGtatcaagtatttgaaccaGACGCTCGTTACTTTCGGATTCCCGGCTTCGCTTGATCTCTTCGCCAATGATCCG GTTTCGGTAGCTCGGACTTGCAATTGTATGTATTCTTTGATTCAGCAGAGACAACGCGATGTAGAATTTCGAGAGTCTGCTAACGAACAGAGACAGCG GCTATTGTCAGACATATCAAGGTTAGAAGCTAAAGTTGAGCGGCTTGAGGGGCATATTCAAGCCAAAGATAGGGAAATAGCAACAATGACACGAACG GAAGCTAAAGCTACAGCGGCTTTTAAGTCTCAAATTGAGAAGCTGCAGAAAGAGCGAGATGAGTTTCAGAGAATGGTCATTGGGAATCAG CAAGTTAAGACTCAACAAATgcatgagatgaagaaaaaagaaaaggagtacATAAAGCTGCAG GAGAGACTAAACCAAGTGTTGATGGAGAAAAAGAAGGAATCTAGATCTGGCATGGAGATAATGAACTTGCTTCAG AAAGAAGGGAGGCAGCAGCGTGGAACATGGAACGGAAAGAAGACTGATAATGATTTTTATAAAAAGATT GTGGATGCTTATGAGGCCAAAAATCAAGACTTGATGGCGGAGAATTCCGATCTGAAGGCATTATTACGATCAATGCAG ATGGATATGCGTGATTTCATAAATCATCCAAATGGGCAGTCTAAGCAGTCTCTAGCTGCCAATGAACGGGTTGAAACTGACCACACACAATCTCCATTGGGTGGAAGAACG GATGTCTTTGATCTGCCCTTTCACATGGCCAGAAATCAAATAGAAGAAAGTCTCCGAAATAAGATGGCTTCGATAAAG GAGCGTATGGGTCAATTGCAAGATGCACAAAAAGAAGCGGAGGTTACTTCTGAAGCAACTGAGAGGGAGCTTGAGcttgaagctcaacttgttgaGGCGAGGAGCATAATCCAAGAGCAG GCGTCCATAATGTCCAAACAATTTACCAAGCCTGAGAGGCAAAG GGAATCTATCATTTCGTCACCTGCGGAG GGGGTAAGAAACTAA
- the LOC112198970 gene encoding uncharacterized protein LOC112198970, whose translation MDGFSFNRSLSRNSSVGCSSRIYYCRTNEGVPFNWEMQPGTPRNPPKEEAIAPLTPPPAVISLGLPKPCIDVRHSKPPTRPRLGFWRKSKKNKESKNVTTVNNVARGSDKFDMFDFCSSDSEFMASTSPRNSSSSSSSSLSFSKGRLSRECSSLRSTPARDSFSSNAAAHFSCSPWNFSSVLISIARRV comes from the coding sequence ATGGATGGGTTTTCGTTCAACAGAAGTCTGTCAAGAAACTCTTCAGTGGGTTGCTCTTCTCGGATTTATTATTGCAGGACCAACGAAGGGGTTCCATTCAATTGGGAAATGCAGCCAGGGACACCCAGGAATCCACCTAAAGAAGAAGCAATTGCACCACTAACACCTCCTCCAGCAGTGATCAGCTTAGGACTACCCAAGCCATGCATTGATGTTCGACACTCGAAGCCTCCAACAAGGCCAAGGCTTGGGTTTTGGAGAAAaagcaagaaaaacaaagaaagtaaAAATGTTACTACTGTTAACAATGTCGCCAGAGGATCAGATAAGTTTGATATGTTCGACTTCTGTAGCTCAGATTCTGAATTCATGGCATCAACTTCACCTCGGAACTCAAGCTCTTCATCCTCATCGTCGCTTTCGTTCTCGAAAGGTCGACTTTCTAGGGAGTGTTCAAGTTTGCGGAGTACTCCAGCAAGGGATTCCTTCAGTAGTAACGCTGCTGCTCATTTCAGCTGCAGTCCTTGGAATTTTAGCTCTGTTCTGATTAGCATTGCAAGGCGGGTTTGA
- the LOC112195969 gene encoding afadin- and alpha-actinin-binding protein isoform X1 has protein sequence MPATDADFDLRPSPQSAFAIGEYAFADVGNLEHCIKYLNQTLVTFGFPASLDLFANDPVSVARTCNCMYSLIQQRQRDVEFRESANEQRQRLLSDISRLEAKVERLEGHIQAKDREIATMTRTEAKATAAFKSQIEKLQKERDEFQRMVIGNQQVKTQQMHEMKKKEKEYIKLQERLNQVLMEKKKESRSGMEIMNLLQKEGRQQRGTWNGKKTDNDFYKKIVDAYEAKNQDLMAENSDLKALLRSMQMDMRDFINHPNGQSKQSLAANERVETDHTQSPLGGRTDVFDLPFHMARNQIEESLRNKMASIKERMGQLQDAQKEAEVTSEATERELELEAQLVEARSIIQEQASIMSKQFTKPERQRSLNGYFNSGRESIISSPAEGVRN, from the exons ATGCCAGCGACTGATGCAGACTTCGATCTCAGA CCTTCTCCTCAGTCCGCGTTCGCAATCGG AGAGTACGCATTTGCCGATGTGGGGAATTTGGAGCACTGtatcaagtatttgaaccaGACGCTCGTTACTTTCGGATTCCCGGCTTCGCTTGATCTCTTCGCCAATGATCCG GTTTCGGTAGCTCGGACTTGCAATTGTATGTATTCTTTGATTCAGCAGAGACAACGCGATGTAGAATTTCGAGAGTCTGCTAACGAACAGAGACAGCG GCTATTGTCAGACATATCAAGGTTAGAAGCTAAAGTTGAGCGGCTTGAGGGGCATATTCAAGCCAAAGATAGGGAAATAGCAACAATGACACGAACG GAAGCTAAAGCTACAGCGGCTTTTAAGTCTCAAATTGAGAAGCTGCAGAAAGAGCGAGATGAGTTTCAGAGAATGGTCATTGGGAATCAG CAAGTTAAGACTCAACAAATgcatgagatgaagaaaaaagaaaaggagtacATAAAGCTGCAG GAGAGACTAAACCAAGTGTTGATGGAGAAAAAGAAGGAATCTAGATCTGGCATGGAGATAATGAACTTGCTTCAG AAAGAAGGGAGGCAGCAGCGTGGAACATGGAACGGAAAGAAGACTGATAATGATTTTTATAAAAAGATT GTGGATGCTTATGAGGCCAAAAATCAAGACTTGATGGCGGAGAATTCCGATCTGAAGGCATTATTACGATCAATGCAG ATGGATATGCGTGATTTCATAAATCATCCAAATGGGCAGTCTAAGCAGTCTCTAGCTGCCAATGAACGGGTTGAAACTGACCACACACAATCTCCATTGGGTGGAAGAACG GATGTCTTTGATCTGCCCTTTCACATGGCCAGAAATCAAATAGAAGAAAGTCTCCGAAATAAGATGGCTTCGATAAAG GAGCGTATGGGTCAATTGCAAGATGCACAAAAAGAAGCGGAGGTTACTTCTGAAGCAACTGAGAGGGAGCTTGAGcttgaagctcaacttgttgaGGCGAGGAGCATAATCCAAGAGCAG GCGTCCATAATGTCCAAACAATTTACCAAGCCTGAGAGGCAAAG GAGTCTGAATGGCTATTTTAATTCTGGCAGGGAATCTATCATTTCGTCACCTGCGGAG GGGGTAAGAAACTAA